The genomic stretch ACCGGCGCGGCCCGCGTCGATCAACTGCTGTGCGATCTCGGGCGCGCTGTCGCGGCCCATGTAGAACACGAGCGAATCGGCGTTCACCTGCTCGCGAATCTGAGCGGAATCCGGCGCGCGGCTGTGAGTGGCGAACGCGACGCTGCGCGACACGCCGCGCAGCGTCAGCGAGCGGCGCAACGAAGCCGCGCTCGCCAGCGCCGCCGTGATGCCCGGCACGACTTCGTAGTCGATACCCGCCGCCTCGAGCGCGCGCATTTCCTCGTCGGCGCGGCCGAACAGCATCGGATCGCCACCCTTCAACCGCACGACGACATCATGCTCGCGCGCGGCATCGACGATCTGCTTGTTGATAAAGTGCTGCGCCGTCGAGCGCTTGCCGCAGCGCTTGCCTACCGCGATCTTGCGCGCATGCAGCGCATAGTCGAGCATGGCCGGCTCGACGAGCGCATCGTGCAGCACGACATCGGCGCGTTCCAGCAGCCGCGCACCGCGAACCGTGATCAGGTCCGCCGCACCCGGCCCCGCGCCGATCAGATACACCTTACCCATTTGCTGGCTCCGTTCCACTGCGAACTTCAAATGCTTCAGGCGAAAACCGAACGGATCATGCCCGCCGCAACCGTGTGATGGGTCGCTTCGTCGATCAGCACAAAGGCGCCCGTGCCCGGATGCGCGTCGTACTCGTCCGCGACGATCGGCTTTTGCAGCGTCAGCGACACGCGGCCGATATCGTTCATCGCCAGTTCGTGGCGGTCCGTCGCGTGCGACAACGTGTGCACGTCCAGTACCTGCTGGATACCGCCGACACGCGCAAACACCGTGTTCGTGGTCTGCTTCAGCAGATACTTGCGAGCCGTCGACAGCGGCGTCTCGTCGAACCAGCACAGGTCCGCTTCGAGCTTTTTGGCCGGCTGCACAGGGTCGGAAGCGAGCACGAACGTATCGCCGCGCGACACATCGACGTCTTCCGCGAGACGGAGCGTGACCGTCTGGCCCGCGAACGCGCGGTCCACTTGCGCCGTGCCGCCCGGCACGGGCGCGATGATCTCAGCGACGGTCGCCGTGCGGTTTGCCGGCAGCACGACGATCGAATCGCCGAGCTTCACTTCGCCCGATTCGATGCGGCCCATGTAGCCGCGGAAATCGTCGGCCTGGCTGCCGTCCTGGCGCGCGACCCATTGCACCGGGAAACGCAGCGCTTCATGCGTCGCTGTATCGACGGGCAGTGCCTCCAGCACGTCGAGCAGCGGCTCGCCCGCATACCACGGCATGCGTTCGCTCGCCGTCACGATGTTGTCGCCCTTCAGGGCCGACACGGGCACGAAGCGCACATCGCTCAAACCGAGTTGGCGTGCCAGCGCGACATACGCATCGCGAATCTCGTTGAAGCGTGCTTCGCTGTACTCGACGAGATCCA from Paraburkholderia phymatum STM815 encodes the following:
- the cobA gene encoding uroporphyrinogen-III C-methyltransferase, whose product is MGKVYLIGAGPGAADLITVRGARLLERADVVLHDALVEPAMLDYALHARKIAVGKRCGKRSTAQHFINKQIVDAAREHDVVVRLKGGDPMLFGRADEEMRALEAAGIDYEVVPGITAALASAASLRRSLTLRGVSRSVAFATHSRAPDSAQIREQVNADSLVFYMGRDSAPEIAQQLIDAGRAGSTPVAIVEACSTPRERMLTLTLDGLAAGDAQLWLDASQPSLLMIGEAFAERVAAVQSRGDAEQDAAALRVA
- a CDS encoding sulfate adenylyltransferase subunit 1 encodes the protein MSRIEQPAHQPEDLGVLRFITAGSVDDGKSTLIGRLLYDSKAVLSDQLSALSRAKNKRTVGDEIDLSLLTDGLEAEREQGITIDVAYRYFATARRKFIIADTPGHEQYTRNMVTGASTAHAAIILVDATRVTFENDEAQLLPQTKRHSAIVKLLGLQHVIVAINKMDLVEYSEARFNEIRDAYVALARQLGLSDVRFVPVSALKGDNIVTASERMPWYAGEPLLDVLEALPVDTATHEALRFPVQWVARQDGSQADDFRGYMGRIESGEVKLGDSIVVLPANRTATVAEIIAPVPGGTAQVDRAFAGQTVTLRLAEDVDVSRGDTFVLASDPVQPAKKLEADLCWFDETPLSTARKYLLKQTTNTVFARVGGIQQVLDVHTLSHATDRHELAMNDIGRVSLTLQKPIVADEYDAHPGTGAFVLIDEATHHTVAAGMIRSVFA